A region of Deltaproteobacteria bacterium DNA encodes the following proteins:
- a CDS encoding aminoglycoside phosphotransferase family protein, with protein MTTSSEKKRQNKRLEADSRPAEKYGHLVLLRADWRFLLPNPNPDKSICFADGMLAKAVETISNSTLQSDLQPPSDEHDLAVATDPDEKLLNVVFSALKPGGSCYIEWDVHTFFKPEAIGVKLEKAGFEMINFYVPKPDPAKAPSVIWIPLESYGAVSFLLKRAYHDKTYSAIKKIGNALRYFLWLLSPRLFINYPWLLSSGQTRFKVCSLARKPGNQSGKEAPFSVEERLGNIIRGYLNSNGDSEHGKITEILMLTAGSHRFNKVVLAVFEEKAYIPTIIVKIPRIDRSAHTLANEVKTLRTVHDEFKLTTGVPQVVFANHDLGYYAVGETFIEGVPLAKILKRNNCRELALKATSWLLELAKKSEIKLHNDWRNTLIKPLIQEFTARFGHSIDSGLIEQTNDVVSNFEIPCLICEHRDFSPWNIHVDSKGRLGVLDWESSRLSGLPALDLIYFITYLCFYVEDAWRLSNFKECYKTMLNSDTFTGSIFKECLNRYATTLGIPIKSLYPLRIVAWLTHMVSEFEHSAPDDRQTGQFETARKSLFLELWEEDILLSGEIEP; from the coding sequence ATGACGACATCATCAGAGAAAAAAAGGCAAAATAAACGGTTAGAGGCCGATAGCCGCCCCGCTGAGAAATATGGCCATCTTGTTCTCTTAAGGGCCGATTGGCGCTTCTTGCTTCCTAACCCGAATCCCGATAAGAGCATATGTTTTGCCGATGGAATGCTCGCCAAGGCAGTAGAAACCATAAGTAATTCAACTCTGCAATCAGATTTGCAGCCTCCCTCTGACGAACATGATTTGGCAGTTGCCACCGACCCTGACGAAAAACTTCTCAATGTCGTCTTCTCGGCTCTAAAACCCGGAGGTTCATGCTATATAGAGTGGGACGTACATACATTCTTCAAACCTGAAGCCATAGGCGTAAAATTGGAAAAGGCCGGTTTCGAAATGATAAATTTCTATGTGCCGAAACCGGACCCGGCCAAAGCTCCATCTGTAATCTGGATTCCTCTCGAATCTTACGGAGCTGTAAGTTTCTTGCTTAAGAGAGCTTATCATGACAAGACTTACTCAGCTATCAAGAAAATAGGCAATGCATTACGCTATTTTCTCTGGTTACTGAGTCCCCGGCTGTTCATAAATTATCCTTGGCTTCTTAGCTCCGGGCAAACGAGGTTTAAGGTTTGCTCGCTTGCTCGCAAACCGGGTAATCAAAGCGGAAAAGAAGCCCCCTTTTCCGTGGAAGAAAGGCTCGGCAATATAATACGAGGCTACCTGAATAGCAATGGAGACAGCGAACATGGCAAAATAACGGAAATCCTAATGCTTACCGCGGGTTCACATAGATTCAATAAGGTCGTACTAGCCGTATTCGAAGAAAAAGCTTATATACCTACAATAATCGTAAAAATACCCAGAATAGACAGGTCCGCTCACACGCTCGCAAATGAGGTAAAAACCCTGCGTACGGTTCATGATGAATTTAAACTCACTACTGGTGTTCCACAGGTAGTATTCGCCAACCATGACCTGGGGTATTACGCCGTCGGGGAGACCTTTATTGAGGGGGTGCCTCTTGCCAAAATCCTTAAAAGGAATAACTGCCGCGAGCTGGCTCTTAAAGCAACCTCCTGGCTATTAGAACTCGCAAAAAAATCCGAGATAAAACTCCACAACGATTGGCGAAATACTTTAATTAAACCGCTTATTCAGGAATTCACCGCCCGCTTTGGCCATTCGATTGATTCCGGACTCATAGAGCAGACCAATGACGTTGTTTCTAATTTTGAGATACCGTGTCTTATATGTGAACACAGGGATTTTTCGCCCTGGAATATTCATGTTGACTCAAAGGGAAGACTCGGAGTACTTGACTGGGAGTCCTCCAGACTAAGCGGATTACCGGCATTGGATCTTATATATTTCATAACTTACCTATGTTTTTACGTCGAAGACGCCTGGAGGTTAAGTAATTTTAAAGAATGTTACAAAACAATGTTAAACAGCGACACATTTACGGGAAGCATATTCAAAGAGTGTCTCAACCGTTACGCAACTACGCTGGGCATACCAATCAAATCACTATATCCTCTTCGTATAGTAGCCTGGTTAACCCATATGGTTTCCGAATTCGAACATTCCGCTCCTGACGATCGACAAACTGGGCAATTCGAGACAGCAAGAAAGAGTTTATTCCTGGAACTCTGGGAAGAAGACATACTGTTATCCGGGGAAATAGAGCCTTAA
- a CDS encoding glycosyltransferase: MRFLFISRHFPSDLRTSVHGVYKRMGMFIEAIKDFAGLDMLFYVPEDQSYSQSQISDLEESFSKHWEADIKLFLCSVSEFNDKTELSKWLSFGAGIINFHRQKGYFELSGQKQVQALEECLERKPDAIFAHRLSSMCPLLLTKKILPPIFFDLDDIEHIVLERYIGQQKKLHSKLLYLLLPELRSGESNAVNLADETYVCSEKDRSYLMRKFRNSKIVTVPNAVKAPGLQDARPGQTLLFIGSDYKPNIEAANFLVESIWPHVHREIPDAKLIIAGIARDKLNRDIAEAEGLEITGFVDDLDNVYRRSRIVTIPILVGGGTRYKIIEAASYGKPIVSTATGAEGIELSHETEIIIRDSPEEFAEACIQLLKDSTLCEKIGIKAREKAIRYYDRNNVIRLIRQHILDCLK; encoded by the coding sequence ATGCGTTTCTTATTCATATCGAGACATTTCCCCTCTGACCTGCGAACGAGCGTTCACGGGGTATATAAACGTATGGGGATGTTTATAGAAGCAATCAAAGACTTCGCAGGGCTTGACATGCTGTTTTACGTTCCTGAAGATCAAAGCTATTCACAATCCCAAATCTCTGATTTGGAAGAATCCTTCTCCAAGCATTGGGAGGCGGATATCAAGCTCTTTCTATGCTCCGTGTCGGAATTCAATGACAAAACCGAGTTAAGCAAATGGTTATCCTTCGGGGCAGGCATAATTAATTTCCACAGACAAAAAGGCTATTTCGAGTTAAGCGGGCAAAAACAGGTTCAGGCCTTGGAGGAGTGCTTGGAAAGAAAACCCGATGCTATTTTCGCACACAGACTTTCCTCAATGTGCCCGCTTCTATTGACAAAAAAAATCCTTCCGCCAATTTTTTTTGACCTTGATGACATTGAGCATATAGTGCTCGAACGATATATAGGACAGCAAAAAAAACTGCATAGCAAACTCCTGTATTTGCTTTTGCCGGAATTGCGTTCGGGAGAATCGAATGCGGTTAACCTGGCAGATGAAACATATGTCTGCTCCGAGAAGGATCGCTCATACCTGATGAGGAAATTTCGCAATAGTAAAATTGTTACAGTTCCCAATGCCGTAAAAGCACCCGGATTACAGGATGCCAGACCCGGGCAGACACTACTCTTTATCGGTTCGGATTATAAGCCTAATATAGAAGCCGCCAACTTCCTCGTAGAAAGTATCTGGCCGCATGTTCATCGGGAAATTCCGGACGCTAAATTAATTATCGCCGGCATAGCAAGGGACAAGCTCAATCGGGATATTGCCGAGGCGGAAGGTCTCGAAATAACGGGTTTCGTAGATGATCTCGACAATGTATATAGAAGATCCCGCATAGTGACCATCCCGATACTTGTTGGAGGAGGCACGCGTTATAAAATAATTGAAGCGGCGTCTTACGGAAAACCCATTGTCTCTACCGCTACCGGCGCGGAAGGGATTGAGTTGTCTCATGAGACCGAAATAATTATCAGGGACAGTCCGGAAGAATTTGCCGAGGCCTGCATTCAGCTGTTAAAAGATTCCACTCTCTGCGAGAAAATAGGAATTAAGGCGAGAGAAAAAGCTATCAGGTATTATGACCGCAATAATGTAATACGATTAATCAGGCAACATATATTGGACTGCCTGAAATAA
- a CDS encoding glycosyltransferase: MPKVSVIIPTYNRAEYLKQAIASALGQTFEDFELLIVDDCSSDNTSRIIENCTDTRIRYIRNNENKGISAVRNIGINNSRGEYIAFLDDDDEWFSDKLEKQVSMLEPSSPKLGAIYTGVVSVNMANNKVVKLRIPQYRGNILKKMLLQNFIPTPSIVLKKACFEKVGLFDERVPYGEDHDMWIRVAEKFEFDYVEDLLVKHRVHENSISSNISAVIMGLERLIAKHQRLFVNYKRAYSNNQFKLGAAYCYDGNIKLGRGAFIKAIKLNPLDLRLYYNLAISMLGAEGYKKLKETKKNYFTIESQNQYNN, from the coding sequence ATGCCAAAGGTAAGCGTAATTATTCCGACCTATAACCGTGCAGAATATCTCAAACAGGCAATTGCGAGCGCTCTGGGCCAGACATTTGAGGATTTCGAACTATTGATAGTAGATGACTGCTCCTCTGATAACACATCCCGCATAATAGAAAATTGTACCGATACAAGAATCAGATATATAAGGAACAATGAGAATAAAGGAATCTCAGCCGTAAGGAATATAGGGATTAACAATTCAAGGGGGGAATATATTGCTTTTCTGGATGATGATGATGAATGGTTCTCAGACAAACTGGAGAAGCAGGTGAGCATGTTAGAACCTAGTTCCCCAAAACTTGGAGCAATTTATACGGGGGTCGTTTCGGTTAATATGGCAAACAATAAAGTAGTTAAACTTAGGATTCCTCAGTATAGAGGTAATATATTAAAGAAGATGCTGCTACAAAATTTTATTCCCACACCCTCTATCGTCTTGAAAAAAGCATGTTTTGAAAAAGTCGGCCTCTTCGATGAGAGAGTGCCATATGGTGAAGATCACGATATGTGGATACGCGTTGCAGAAAAGTTTGAATTTGACTATGTCGAAGATCTGCTAGTGAAGCATCGAGTTCACGAGAATTCTATCAGTTCCAACATTAGTGCTGTAATAATGGGATTGGAGAGATTAATAGCGAAACACCAAAGGCTTTTCGTCAATTATAAAAGAGCCTACAGCAATAATCAATTCAAGCTCGGAGCTGCATATTGTTATGATGGTAATATTAAACTGGGGAGGGGAGCGTTCATAAAAGCAATCAAGCTCAATCCCTTAGACCTGAGATTATATTACAACCTGGCTATATCCATGCTGGGAGCCGAAGGGTACAAAAAATTAAAGGAGACAAAGAAAAACTATTTCACCATAGAGTCTCAAAATCAATACAACAATTAA
- a CDS encoding O-antigen ligase family protein has product MLRENSSISSIQNILIFSILVLGSIVGIYLGFKGSYSLIIGAILGLIFLFLTITKPWIAIAAFFILIPLENLYVLEGGFTSTLTKLMGAYLIFIVIISGSLKYLHEVFKNKKVLWILLFGAVGLISVLVSKNTAQSFKFVVTLWLSIVLYVVFIMMIRNTKTLNMATLAILTGAVLSVLSPLVLGFGRVSGYLWQRYGGLWGDQNEFAAILLVLIPISLTLFYISKNRVLKIILAFYSVVLLIGFVLTYSRGGFTAFGVMIILGLFKLVKGQNRTKILAIAIPCLIVAFIAFYYTFADEFITRMETLRVLESPESVRAESSLARRYYYYFELSPKLFIEHPILGVGYRGFQFHNIYNQITHNTFLEVLTGTGLLGFIPFIMILFLTWKELRRVEFIAQNNENQIYLTSYANALELGFLSYLVAGLFISLDIDKMMWLSITLSAVLMNITRIQLLTLNRKPHEQMGSPYQGYVKF; this is encoded by the coding sequence ATGCTCAGAGAAAATTCTTCCATATCAAGTATTCAAAATATCCTGATTTTCTCAATATTAGTTCTAGGCAGCATAGTGGGTATTTACCTGGGCTTTAAGGGGTCCTACTCCTTAATCATTGGAGCTATTTTAGGTTTAATTTTTCTTTTCTTGACAATTACAAAGCCCTGGATCGCAATAGCGGCATTTTTCATATTAATTCCACTTGAAAATTTATACGTCCTTGAAGGTGGCTTCACATCCACTCTCACAAAGCTGATGGGAGCCTACCTGATTTTTATAGTTATAATCAGCGGTTCGCTGAAATATCTTCACGAAGTCTTTAAAAATAAAAAAGTGCTGTGGATTTTGCTTTTCGGTGCGGTAGGATTGATCTCGGTACTAGTTTCCAAGAACACCGCCCAGAGTTTTAAGTTCGTGGTCACATTATGGCTGTCTATAGTTTTATACGTGGTATTTATTATGATGATCAGAAACACAAAAACTTTAAATATGGCAACACTCGCAATATTGACCGGGGCAGTACTATCAGTTCTCAGTCCGCTCGTTTTGGGATTCGGCAGGGTATCAGGATACTTATGGCAGCGCTACGGGGGTTTGTGGGGCGATCAAAACGAATTTGCAGCAATCTTATTGGTGCTGATACCTATTTCTCTAACTCTTTTTTACATCTCTAAAAACAGAGTTCTCAAGATCATTCTGGCCTTTTATTCCGTAGTTTTACTTATAGGATTTGTGCTTACTTATTCCCGAGGTGGATTTACGGCTTTCGGAGTTATGATTATTTTGGGTTTGTTCAAGTTAGTAAAAGGGCAAAACAGAACAAAAATTCTCGCCATAGCCATACCCTGTCTCATTGTCGCTTTTATCGCATTCTATTACACCTTTGCAGATGAATTTATAACTAGAATGGAAACACTGAGAGTTCTGGAAAGCCCGGAATCGGTACGTGCGGAAAGTTCGCTTGCAAGAAGATACTACTATTACTTCGAACTATCTCCGAAACTATTCATCGAGCATCCTATTCTGGGCGTCGGTTATAGAGGCTTCCAGTTTCATAATATCTATAACCAAATTACCCATAACACATTTCTGGAGGTACTTACCGGAACAGGTCTTCTAGGTTTTATACCTTTTATAATGATTTTATTCCTCACATGGAAGGAACTGAGAAGGGTGGAGTTTATTGCCCAAAACAATGAAAACCAGATATATTTAACATCATACGCGAATGCATTGGAATTAGGATTCTTGTCCTACCTTGTTGCGGGACTTTTCATATCTTTGGATATAGACAAAATGATGTGGTTATCCATAACTCTCTCCGCAGTCTTAATGAATATTACAAGAATCCAACTTCTAACTTTGAACCGAAAGCCCCATGAGCAAATGGGTTCTCCATACCAAGGGTATGTGAAATTTTGA
- a CDS encoding glycosyltransferase family 4 protein: MKILYISHYFYPEMGAASARAFELSKYWVEYGHEVTVLTCFPNYPDGVIHNEYKRKFKKLFMREQICGVNIIRAATYPTHLRSSSRRGLNYLSFFISSAIITPFLKNFDVIIATSPPLFPGLTGLIASRLKNIPLVFEVRDLWPEVITAVGAAGKNSLSYKTFDKIASILYEKSNLIVALTESFKDEIISQRGVNRQRIKVIENGVDIKIFKPFPAELDLIDKIGLKDRFIISYIGTIGYTHGVEVIVRAAHEVKRKFPQIAFLLVGDGSDKTRLEKLKNEEGLDNVVFAGQQPKQKIPVYLNASNISLVLSSKQRLFRKTIFAKVFEPMACGVPVIVGAEGETRNIVVNRANAGIGFEPENACGLTDSITKLYNNPELRKKLGENGREFVRREFSRSAKAKQYSDILEELVRNNRR; this comes from the coding sequence ATGAAAATTCTTTACATCTCTCACTACTTTTATCCGGAAATGGGGGCGGCATCCGCAAGAGCATTCGAACTCTCCAAATACTGGGTAGAATATGGCCACGAAGTTACCGTCCTCACCTGCTTCCCAAATTATCCCGATGGTGTTATACATAATGAATACAAAAGAAAGTTTAAAAAGCTATTTATGCGCGAACAAATATGCGGCGTTAATATAATCAGGGCGGCGACCTACCCCACCCATTTGAGAAGTTCGTCCAGAAGAGGTCTTAACTATTTGTCGTTCTTCATATCTTCAGCTATAATTACACCCTTTTTAAAAAATTTTGACGTTATTATTGCAACATCACCCCCTCTATTTCCTGGCTTGACGGGACTAATTGCTTCTAGGTTAAAAAATATACCTCTGGTTTTTGAAGTCAGAGACCTGTGGCCCGAAGTTATCACTGCAGTCGGGGCAGCCGGGAAGAATTCATTGTCATACAAAACATTTGATAAAATCGCCTCGATTCTTTACGAGAAAAGTAATCTGATAGTGGCTCTGACAGAATCATTCAAAGATGAAATCATTTCTCAAAGGGGAGTAAATCGTCAAAGAATAAAAGTAATAGAAAATGGTGTGGACATAAAGATTTTTAAACCTTTCCCGGCTGAACTAGATCTAATTGATAAGATTGGATTAAAAGATAGATTTATTATTTCATATATAGGAACAATCGGCTATACACACGGAGTAGAGGTAATAGTAAGAGCCGCGCATGAAGTCAAACGCAAGTTTCCCCAAATTGCCTTTTTACTGGTAGGAGATGGCTCAGACAAAACCAGATTGGAGAAACTGAAGAACGAAGAAGGACTTGATAACGTGGTTTTTGCGGGACAGCAGCCGAAACAAAAGATCCCGGTATATTTAAACGCTTCGAATATCTCCCTAGTTTTATCTAGTAAACAAAGACTGTTCCGTAAAACAATTTTTGCAAAGGTCTTTGAACCCATGGCCTGTGGAGTACCCGTTATAGTGGGGGCAGAAGGAGAAACCAGAAATATAGTTGTTAATAGGGCAAATGCAGGAATCGGTTTTGAACCTGAAAACGCCTGTGGGCTGACCGATTCAATAACAAAGCTATACAATAATCCTGAGCTAAGAAAAAAACTTGGAGAAAATGGGAGAGAATTTGTCAGACGCGAGTTCTCCCGTTCTGCAAAAGCAAAACAGTATTCCGATATACTCGAGGAGCTGGTGAGAAATAATAGACGGTAA
- a CDS encoding glycosyltransferase family 4 protein, with product MKKNVMILLDILHSEGAENLAVNIAVNLNKSTEYSPFVCVTRAGGVLEDKLRINNIKYVILNRNHRYEFYKFLPMKKIIREENIRIIHAHKLGSNFWGSLIGGFLGIPVISHFHTYHISPTRSTDIVAAKLIDRLSRKIISISDYVRDRLISEEGITPSKIVTIHNGIDYSKYNTELRLDLKKELDINIESPVVGIIAAFRPEKYHELFLLAAREIIKKHPHVIFLLVGDGITRKKIEGIAVELGIKDNCVFTGIRQDIPDILSIIDIGVLSSHWEGLPLAILEYMASSKPVVSTNVSGLEEVIVNGENGFLVPPGDFRELAEKINMLIENETLAREMGKKAFSTVKEKFSEEIMMNKIERLYDEIYHTITKI from the coding sequence ATGAAAAAGAATGTAATGATCTTATTGGATATATTGCACTCGGAAGGAGCCGAAAATCTTGCAGTCAATATAGCTGTCAACTTGAATAAATCGACAGAATATTCGCCATTTGTCTGCGTAACGCGGGCAGGCGGCGTATTAGAAGATAAATTGAGAATTAACAACATAAAATATGTGATCCTAAATCGCAATCACCGTTATGAATTTTATAAATTCCTCCCCATGAAAAAAATTATTAGGGAAGAGAACATCAGGATTATCCATGCTCATAAATTAGGATCAAATTTTTGGGGCAGTCTTATAGGGGGCTTTCTCGGCATACCGGTCATTTCACACTTTCATACTTATCATATATCTCCAACAAGGTCAACCGATATAGTTGCGGCTAAGCTAATAGACAGGCTGTCCCGTAAAATAATAAGCATTTCTGATTACGTAAGGGACAGGCTTATAAGCGAGGAAGGAATCACACCTTCCAAAATTGTAACTATTCATAACGGAATAGATTACAGTAAATATAATACCGAACTGAGATTAGATTTGAAAAAGGAGTTAGATATAAACATCGAGTCTCCTGTCGTCGGCATTATCGCAGCTTTCAGACCTGAGAAGTATCACGAACTCTTTCTGCTGGCAGCACGTGAGATAATAAAAAAACATCCGCATGTAATTTTTCTGTTAGTAGGCGATGGTATTACAAGGAAAAAAATCGAAGGCATAGCAGTAGAACTGGGTATAAAGGATAATTGCGTTTTTACAGGAATCAGACAGGATATACCTGATATCCTCTCAATAATTGACATAGGGGTTCTTTCCTCACATTGGGAGGGATTGCCCCTGGCCATTCTGGAATATATGGCATCATCGAAACCCGTCGTATCTACTAATGTAAGCGGTCTTGAGGAGGTAATCGTAAACGGAGAGAACGGCTTTTTAGTCCCGCCCGGTGACTTCCGCGAGTTAGCAGAGAAAATTAATATGCTTATCGAAAACGAGACTCTGGCGAGAGAAATGGGCAAAAAAGCATTCTCAACGGTAAAAGAAAAATTCTCCGAAGAAATTATGATGAATAAAATCGAACGACTGTACGATGAAATTTATCACACAATCACCAAGATATAA
- a CDS encoding D-glucuronyl C5-epimerase family protein produces MNTETRNIIHTYISLLLRWFNILLGRSYYHVSQPIGRFISKDEIAGYYNDFTKKADWKGISDNEGIPLNILSNGIKVYFPITIAQMALGNYDLWLESKESENKRKFLTLANWLKENQDSKGGWENPWEYLRPSSISNYSAMAQGEGISTLVRAYALTKDISFLNQAEKAYNLMMAPIEKGGCTFFIDEDIYLEEYPEIPRSTVLNGWIYALFGVYDFKIASKDRDVKSVYEKSLETVEKSLKFFDSGYWTYYDLQNNLASHYYHAVHISLLDALYILSDTKTFDHFSNKWKNYERNFFNKSKALTAKALQRLKNPMNITITK; encoded by the coding sequence ATGAACACAGAAACCCGGAATATAATTCACACTTATATATCACTTTTACTGCGCTGGTTCAATATATTATTGGGACGGAGTTACTACCATGTTTCTCAGCCTATAGGGAGATTTATAAGCAAGGACGAGATAGCAGGGTATTATAATGATTTTACCAAAAAAGCTGACTGGAAGGGAATATCAGATAATGAGGGAATACCGCTTAATATACTAAGCAACGGCATCAAAGTATACTTTCCTATCACTATAGCACAGATGGCTCTCGGAAACTATGATTTATGGTTGGAAAGCAAAGAATCGGAAAATAAAAGAAAATTCCTAACTCTTGCAAACTGGCTTAAAGAAAATCAGGACAGCAAAGGCGGTTGGGAGAACCCGTGGGAATATCTCAGGCCATCTTCAATATCCAATTACTCTGCGATGGCTCAGGGAGAAGGAATATCGACGTTGGTAAGGGCATATGCATTGACAAAAGATATATCATTTCTGAATCAAGCTGAAAAGGCATACAATCTGATGATGGCTCCCATCGAGAAAGGAGGGTGTACATTTTTTATCGATGAAGATATCTATCTCGAAGAATACCCTGAGATCCCCAGAAGCACAGTACTAAACGGATGGATATACGCCTTGTTCGGGGTTTATGACTTCAAAATAGCCAGCAAAGACAGAGACGTCAAAAGCGTATATGAGAAAAGCCTAGAGACAGTAGAAAAAAGCCTGAAGTTTTTTGATTCCGGTTATTGGACATATTATGACCTTCAAAACAATCTAGCGTCTCATTATTACCATGCAGTCCATATTTCCTTGTTAGATGCTTTATATATTCTTTCTGATACAAAAACCTTTGATCATTTTTCAAATAAATGGAAAAATTACGAAAGGAATTTTTTCAACAAAAGCAAGGCACTCACCGCAAAAGCTTTACAGAGACTGAAAAACCCGATGAACATAACTATAACTAAATGA
- the asnB gene encoding asparagine synthase (glutamine-hydrolyzing), producing MCGIVGIWSPNNKINREVLISMTNTLSHRGPDDSGIYIDEEYSLGLGHRRLSVLDQSPLGHQPMANDNESIWVTYNGEIFNFKDIRKELIQKGYKFKSNTDTEVIVKSFEEWGIECVNKFIGMFAIGIWDSRVKKLYLIRDRAGVKPLYYYFKDGLLLFGSELKALMKYPKFNKDIDLNALPLYLKYGYVPAPFTIFKDTYKLKPGHYLCFKENNPEQIKYWDIVDSYLKGPLKKSEDEIEEELEDLLIDSFRYSLVSDVPVGIFLSGGIDSTTLTAFLSKNVDNQLKTFSIGFHENSYNEAEWAKKIANYLGTDHTEYYLSAKEAFEIVGKLPEIYDEPFADNSGIPTYLLSNLTRNNVKVALSADGGDELFCGYTRYINLNKLNSLICRLPEFVTSSLIKGFDLINPAVIENLYRNFKFALPDIANSRDKYDKARHVLREIKNGELADMYKTAVSIWMSQDLMEVMRHKGSVDGCTYFDKTFHELESRNLLEKMRATDFKTYLTDDILTKVDRATMSVGLEGRVPFLDHRLVEYSARIPVSLLYKNNQSKYVLRKLLYKHVPPKFLERPKQGFSIPLHNWLKKDMSELLKHYLSVDKLTKDNIFNPHAVDRLIKDYMKGSSININKLWSILMFEMWKERWLDI from the coding sequence ATGTGTGGAATTGTAGGAATCTGGAGTCCGAATAATAAAATTAACAGGGAAGTCTTAATCTCTATGACTAATACATTGTCACACCGAGGCCCAGACGATTCTGGTATATATATCGATGAAGAATATTCTCTGGGCCTGGGCCATAGGAGACTCTCTGTACTTGATCAGTCACCACTAGGGCACCAACCCATGGCTAATGATAACGAATCGATATGGGTCACTTATAACGGAGAAATTTTCAACTTTAAAGATATCAGAAAAGAACTTATACAAAAAGGTTACAAGTTCAAAAGCAACACCGATACCGAGGTAATAGTCAAATCCTTTGAGGAATGGGGAATAGAATGCGTCAATAAATTCATTGGCATGTTTGCAATCGGAATATGGGATAGTAGAGTGAAGAAACTTTACTTAATAAGAGACAGAGCCGGAGTAAAACCTCTGTACTACTACTTTAAAGACGGCTTGCTCTTATTCGGCTCAGAACTGAAAGCTTTAATGAAATATCCAAAATTTAACAAAGATATAGATTTAAACGCACTTCCGCTCTATCTAAAATATGGATATGTACCAGCGCCTTTCACAATATTTAAAGATACCTATAAACTAAAACCCGGACACTACCTATGTTTTAAAGAGAACAATCCGGAGCAAATTAAATATTGGGATATAGTTGACTCTTACCTTAAAGGGCCATTGAAAAAATCAGAAGACGAAATAGAGGAAGAACTCGAGGATTTACTCATAGATTCCTTTAGATATAGTCTGGTTTCCGACGTTCCTGTCGGTATATTTCTTAGCGGAGGTATAGATTCTACCACACTTACGGCATTTCTTAGCAAAAATGTAGATAATCAGTTAAAAACATTCTCTATAGGGTTCCATGAAAATAGCTACAACGAAGCTGAATGGGCGAAGAAAATAGCAAATTACTTGGGAACTGATCATACCGAGTATTACCTATCGGCAAAAGAAGCATTTGAAATTGTCGGAAAACTGCCAGAAATCTATGATGAACCATTCGCCGATAATTCGGGAATTCCAACATATTTACTTTCAAATCTAACAAGAAATAATGTTAAAGTAGCACTATCTGCCGATGGCGGTGACGAGCTTTTTTGTGGCTACACGCGATATATAAATTTAAACAAGCTCAACTCTTTGATCTGTAGATTGCCTGAATTTGTAACAAGCTCTCTTATTAAAGGATTTGATCTTATAAATCCAGCCGTAATTGAAAATCTATATAGAAATTTCAAGTTTGCTCTTCCCGATATCGCAAATTCAAGAGACAAATACGATAAAGCAAGGCACGTATTGAGGGAAATCAAAAATGGTGAACTTGCGGATATGTACAAGACAGCAGTAAGCATCTGGATGTCTCAGGATTTAATGGAGGTTATGAGACATAAGGGCAGTGTTGACGGTTGTACATATTTCGATAAAACATTCCACGAGCTAGAGAGCAGAAATCTGTTAGAAAAAATGAGGGCTACGGATTTCAAGACTTACCTGACGGACGATATTCTTACCAAAGTGGATAGAGCCACTATGAGTGTAGGCCTCGAAGGCAGGGTCCCTTTTTTAGACCACAGACTTGTCGAATATAGTGCAAGAATTCCTGTAAGTTTGTTGTATAAAAATAATCAGAGCAAGTATGTTCTGAGAAAACTACTTTACAAACATGTCCCACCTAAGTTTCTGGAACGTCCAAAGCAAGGATTTAGCATTCCTTTACACAATTGGTTAAAAAAAGACATGTCCGAGCTGTTAAAACATTATTTAAGCGTAGACAAATTAACCAAAGATAATATATTTAACCCACATGCTGTAGATAGATTAATTAAGGACTACATGAAAGGTTCTTCGATAAATATAAATAAGCTATGGAGCATTCTAATGTTTGAGATGTGGAAAGAAAGATGGCTGGATATCTGA